The Bernardetia sp. ABR2-2B DNA window ATATAATTCACATAAACCTTCTTCTGCTTCCGTATAGGATGGATTAAATTCTATTGCTTTTTGAAAAAATTTATGCCCATTGATGAAATCCCATTTGCCCCAAAAGGACAATGTTGCTTTACTAAAATTCCCTACATAGGATTGTTTGTCTAGCTTAAAACCTTTACTGAGCTTCTCTTCTGACATCTGCAACAAGCCTTGATTATTTCCCCAAGATCCAGCCATGGCATAACAATACGCCAAACCAAAGTAAGGCAAAGCAAATGAGGGATCTATCACTACACATTGTTCATAAAGTTCTATTGCATTCGCAATTCCTTTACCATCCCACATTAAATGCTGATAACGACCTTTAAGATACAGGTCGTAAGCCTCCATATTTTTAGTTGGAGGTTCAATTAAATTTTTTTGAATGTTAAGGTGACCAAAATTTTCTCGAATCTGGTCAGCAATGAGCAAACTGACCTCATCTTGTAGTGCAAATATGTCTTCCAAATCCCGATCGAAATTCCTTGACCAAAAGTGAGTACCGTCGTTAGTACTGATTAATTGCGCTGTAATGCGAACCCTGTTTTTGGCTTTTCGAACGCTTCCTTCCAAAACTGTACTTACTCCTAACTGCTTACCAATGCTTCGCACGTCTATATTTTTATTCTTAAATGCAAAAGAAGATGTACGAGCAATGACCTTCAAGCCTTTCACGGTAGTTAATGCGTTGATTATTTCTTCAGTAATGCCATCACTAAAGTATTCGTTCTCAAGGTCGGCACTCATATTAACAAAAGGGAGAACTACAATGGACTTATTGGATGTTGATATACGCAGATGATTGCTCATTTTCTACTATACTTTATGAGGGCTTCTATGAACTGATATTGAATTTTCAATGATATTTATTTTATATTGGCTACAACCTGTGTATTCTACGACATTCGTTTATTTCTCATTTGTAAGTTTCGTTTACCCAACGTTATTAAAATCTTAATAAAATAGTTTTCTGAGTCATATCTATATCATTTACAATATAACAAAAAAATAGAAAGCAGAAAAAACTCTCTACCCTTTTTTGATAAGAATAAGAAGTTTTGAAATGAAGGCTAAAATAAAACTGACTACACAAATCTAAGATTTGAAAACTAATAAATCACTCGTTAAAAACGAGCGATAGCAATTTTTAGGTAGCCGAGAAAGAGCAGGGGAGTTTTTGCACAAAAAACAAAGCCACTTCTAAAGGTACAGGCGAACTGCTAAAATTATCCATAATTTATTCTTTTTATAACTTTATAGTCTATATAATCATTTTCTATAAAAACGTAAACCTCTTTAGATTAGTTTTCCATCAATCTAGAAAATTATCATCAACTACACAAAAAAAACCTCGCTCCTGTTTTTGATTGAAATGAGGAATTTATAGTGCAAGACTCTGTCTTGTGCCAGTTAATAGCGTTCCTATTTGAGTTCTTGTAATACCTTACGCACGTCATCTATAAACCATTGTGGCATTGTTTTCATTTCTTCTTCAGTCGTTTCTAACGATATATCGGGATAACTGAAATACTCATTGTTAAATAGGTCATGCATGAAAATGCTCGTCCAGCCTGTGTAATTGTCTTGGACTATATATGTTGCTGCCTTTTCATGACCTTCGTTTTTAAGAAAGGCTATAAGTTCGTTGGGCTTAAAATGAGCAATATTTACAGTGAGACCACTAATAGTATTACGGGCAGGAAGAATTATAGTATAAGCTAAAGGCTTTTTCTGAACATTTTCCCCACTAGTTACCTCTCTTGTTACGCCCCAGTTAAAGTTGTGATAATCTGCTTGTGCAGCAGGGTCATTAACATCTAATGACACAGGAAAAGGAATACGTTTAATTAAAGATGCTGTATCTAATGGTTTGTCAAATTGACTAGTTTCAGTATTGAATTCAGCATAGGCTATGAGTTTGCCCAATACAATTCCTTCTATAATTTTAGTTAATGAAGAGTCAAGTAGCGTATTATGCTGTTCACTTAAATCATAAGAAGTCTCAGCAATAGAAATACGTTTGCTGCCCTGTTGTTGTATAGCTACTTGAGACTCCCATTTTACCCATTGAGTTACATAATCAGGTATTGGAGTGCTTTTTTCTGCCGACCATATACTATCAATCTCATTACCTTGGTATCTTTTATTGAACTCAACTATTTCTTTTTGTCCATAAAATATGCGAATTTTTTGGGGAATGAGTGCCCTTTGTTGTAGAGCTTCTTGCCAAGATAATGTTTGCTGATGGTTTTCAGGTGGCGTCCATTGATGCAAAAAGGACTTACGAAGTGCTTTTGATACTTTTTTGAAAGAATAGAAAGCTGCAGACCTTTGAATCCCAGTAGGCGAGTATTCAGTAGGAATAAATGATTCCAATGTATTTAAAGAGGTTAAGCCTTTAGTCTCATGCACTTTAAAACCTATGGCTAAACCCAACTGTGAGGCAAAATAATATGATGCTTTTTCTTTAGTCTCCGAATCAGAGTTACTTTCAACCTCTGTTGAACTACTACCGCCCCAACTATCATTCCCCCAATCATCATCTTCTTCAAAAATAGGAAGGATATATTGCTTTTTTAGCTCAAGAGAAGTATAAGGCTGCTTTGGGGATTTGTACTTACCCCATTCGAATTGCCTATAACCTTTTAGCTTTTGGTCCATAACTTTTTTGTAAAGTTGCTGCATAAAGCTTTGCTGATGTTTGAAGATGAGTGGGTTTTGTTTAGCAGTATATTGATATACTATAGTCCACTCTTGTGCTTGTGTATTGTTAGCTAATAGCCAAGCAATACTTAATAAAAGAATTATTTTCTTGTACATATGCTTATTTTTTAAAGTTGAGACATAAGATACCTGTTTAAACATTTTACCTCCTGCTTCTTGATATTCTGTATTTATACTTGTTAGCTTTTATGGAATGGTTAAAATTTTACGTTAAATATGAAAGTAGCGATAATTTTCTTAAAATAAGGTATTTAGTGCGAATTATTTAAGGAAAAAGAACTGGTAGTCGTACTGGAAATTTGGACAAAAAAAATCCTCACTCCTTTTTTTGATTGGAATGAGGAAGTTTTGGTTTTATAGATACTTAAAAACACAAATCTAAGATTTGAAAACTGATAAATCGTAGTCAAAGACAATGGTTAGCAGAGAATATCAAACACAAAAACCACGGCTACAAGCCGAATACATATAAATCATTCGTTAAAAACGAGCGATAGCAATTTTTGGATAGCCAAGAAAGAGCAGGGGGTACAGGCGAACTGCTAAGATTATTCATAATTTATTCTTTTTATAACTTTATAGTCTATCTAATCATTTTCTATAAAAACGCAAACCTCTTTGAATTAGTTTTTTATTAATTTAAAAAATAATCATCAACTACACAAAATACAAAAAAAAATCCTCACTCCTTTTTTTGATTGGAATGAGGAAAATTTGATTTTACAAATACTTGAACACACAAGTCTAAGACCTTATCCTGTCCCATATTTTTTTGGGTTAGCCAGTTTATAGCCTTGAACTATTAAACTAAGCATCTTATACCCTTTCCATATTGTCATTTCGCCAGGTAGAGGTTGTTTTTTAGATGGTGTAAATCCACCTAACACAGCGATGCGTATCAAAGCCTCTTGAAGGTAGCGTATTTTTTTCTGACTTTGTTTTCCTAACACCTCTAGTTGTATCTTTGTCAATACTTGATCAGCAGAAATATCTTCATAGTCTTCTGCCAGTTTTTTGAGCAAATAAAGTTGCCAAGCTACAATGGAGAGTAAGCTTATAGCATTAGATAGTGAAGTAAATGTATCAAACTGTAGTTTTTCTACTCGTAAACCCTGTTTAAGCACATAATGCCAACGCTCAATAGTCCAACGTTTTTTGTAGTGTTCTATACAAAGAAGTGCCTGTTGAAGGGTAACTATTTTTTGAGTGGTTAGTAGATACCATTCTACTGCCTCTTGATCTTTGGGAGGGTGCATTTCTTTAGCTATAATAAGAGATAAAGGATGTTCTGATCCCTTTTTCCTTTGCGAAGGTGGGCAAATAATATCTCCCCAGCTTATTGTAAGACGAGCTCTTCTAGCTTCTCTAGTTTTGCTCTTAGGTAGAAAAACATCTATCTCTGATAATGATGAAAAACTAACTTGCCCTAGAGCTATCTTCTCTCCATTTGCATATACTCTACGACGTAAATGATGCACTCTAAATAACAACTCCACATTTCTACCACGAGTAGCATCAATATATTCATAAAAATCACTCTCTCTATCAGAAACTACAATTACCTTAGAAACATCTTTTAAACGATGGCTAATATCTTGTAGAGCCTCTAACCAACGATAACTTTCTTTTTCTTCTATTGGAAGGTGAGGAATTACTTTTTTTTCTTTACTGCCCACTGTAGGCGCCCATATCTTTTGTGAAATCAAACCCAAAGGAATACCTGCTTCCGTAGTAACTAAAGCACTATGAACACAAAGACCTAGAATAGGCTTGCCAGTACTACCTCCTAAGTCACCTAAACCTTCACTAGCCAAATGACCTCCAAAATTCAAATCTGTTGTATCCTGGTGAACCAAAACCATAGATTCAGAAGAACAACGAAGAGAAGATTGACGATAATGTCCGTAGCTAATATCTACTTCTTCCTTTGAAAAAATACGCCAAGCTGCTTTTCGTAGGCTATTACCTACGCTACTACTGAAAGAGTTTTCTGGAGTAGCTAATAATTTATCTGCCATCTTCGAAATACTCTTCGCTTCTCGTAAGTCTTCAACACCACAACCCATAAATTCTCGTTCGCTCCAATGTTCCAAAGGTTGATATAACATAAAATGAAGGTAAGAATAGTAAACAAATAAAATCAATACAAAACAATAGCCAAAATTGAAAAGTTTATGGGACAGGATAAGGTCTAAGACTTGACGAACTGATAGGTCGTAGTCATCGCTTCGCTAAAGACAACGCCCAACATTCATTTTTTATTTTTCTTTTGATGGAAGACTACGAGCAACAGAAGACTACGAGCAACAGAGGGCTATTGAATCTTGATTTATTTTATTTCCGTTCAATAAGTCTCTAAAAATTGAATCAGCTTTTAAACTCAATTTGTTTCCATATATATTATTGTTGAAATCGTGTGCATCGATTTTTAAACTATTTTTTATTTCGGAAAGAATTTTTTGTTCAGAATGACTACTAATCCTATTTTCATTCCAATTATTCAGAGCAAAAGCTGAAATAACAGCAATAAAAATTGATAAAAATTCAAGTCCGAACTTTCTCCAATATTTGGGTTTAAACTTCTTTTTCAAAATAGAGATAAAAATAAACAGCAATTCCAAAATCTGTTGCATCGGTTGATACCAGTCTGTAACCTTTCGATGCAAGTTCGTTTAATTTTTCCTGAATGTCTTTTGTTGACTTTTCAATTATATGCTCTTTATTGGCAAACATCTTTGAGTAGTAAATCAATGATTCTAATTTGTATTCTTTCATATTGTTTGTTTTCAGTTCGTAAATAATAGCTAACCTGCGTAGGCTATGCGTATTTTTTTGTTTTAAGTTTTCGTAGAAAGCTTAAAGATAAAAAAACATTTTGAATCTGTGAAAACACAAAAACCACGGCTACAAGCCGAATACATATAAATCACTCGTTAAAAACGAGCGATAGCAATTTTTGGATAGCCGAGAAAGGGCAGGGTGACTTGATAAATGATAGGTAGGTTTATAAGGCTTTTTTATAATATCTTCTAAACTTATCAGACTTCTTCAATATTTTATTGATTTCAATTTGTTCTATTCCTATTAGGTTTACTATCATTGTGTAAAATAGAATTTGAGAATAATTAAACAGATACCACAAGTTATATTTTGTTTCAATATTTCCATCATGATTTACATGAGTTAGTGTATTTCGACAATTCTTTATCTCTTTAGCAAATTCTTCAAACTCATTTTCATCAATAAAACCATCTAAAGCCACTTTTAATTTGTTCAGATAGTGCATTACCTTGCGCTTATAATCTATATCATCCACTTGTTTAGGTACTTTAAAGTATTTATTATAAAACTCTAGCTCTTCATCTGTAAGTTTTAACAATTCCTTATTTTTCCTAATTTTATCATACCCTTTTTGCTTCAGTTCATTTAATCGCTTTCTATTTTGAGGATAATCTATTTCATTATCTCGGTTATAAAATGTTTCAATGGCTTGACAGATATTAAGTAAACCATTAGTAAATTGAACATTTGTTAACCTAGTATTTCCTTTTTTCCAAAAAGGTAAAACAGCATGTAAAAAAATATCAATAGAACTATGATATGTATCGTAACTTTCAAACCACTTAGATAAATAATTAATTAATACTTCCTGTCTATTGTGTTGAGAGCAAAAAAACATATAATGAGCAGTAAGTCTCTTATTATCAACTTTTTGATTTGAAAAAGTATTAAAAACTCTAATAGCTCCTCCCTTATGCCATTCATCTGTATTATCTGTTACAGCAAATTCATCTATAGTCGAAATTGGATAACCAACAGCAAATGCTAAAAATGCCCTAAACTTTGCTGATAAATTGAAATACTCTTGAAGAGAAGTAGCAGTATCAAAACTAAACTTAACATAATGTTTGACTTCTAAATCATAGTTTCTGAGTAGTAAACCTCCTTTAGAGTAAAGGTTTCTACTTATAGTTGCAGAGCAATTTTCTCCAACTTGAAACTCTGTATGAGGAATAGAAGGTATAACTACACTATTATTTTGAGGAGTATATTTGTTATGGAAAAAAATCTGTGTAGTATCAATCCAAGAGTCTAG harbors:
- a CDS encoding IS4 family transposase, which gives rise to MLYQPLEHWSEREFMGCGVEDLREAKSISKMADKLLATPENSFSSSVGNSLRKAAWRIFSKEEVDISYGHYRQSSLRCSSESMVLVHQDTTDLNFGGHLASEGLGDLGGSTGKPILGLCVHSALVTTEAGIPLGLISQKIWAPTVGSKEKKVIPHLPIEEKESYRWLEALQDISHRLKDVSKVIVVSDRESDFYEYIDATRGRNVELLFRVHHLRRRVYANGEKIALGQVSFSSLSEIDVFLPKSKTREARRARLTISWGDIICPPSQRKKGSEHPLSLIIAKEMHPPKDQEAVEWYLLTTQKIVTLQQALLCIEHYKKRWTIERWHYVLKQGLRVEKLQFDTFTSLSNAISLLSIVAWQLYLLKKLAEDYEDISADQVLTKIQLEVLGKQSQKKIRYLQEALIRIAVLGGFTPSKKQPLPGEMTIWKGYKMLSLIVQGYKLANPKKYGTG
- a CDS encoding DUF4177 domain-containing protein, yielding MKEYKLESLIYYSKMFANKEHIIEKSTKDIQEKLNELASKGYRLVSTDATDFGIAVYFYLYFEKEV
- a CDS encoding HEPN domain-containing protein, encoding MKEIQEYRGEWFSPKKQEVKIPGILTINQKENEIKLILFSERDIAGEIIIEREQEVNNYYKIILGIVSGGKHITLYDHSKGEDGAPILEQQITNNFYESVYRPQIAFIGTHFYSPEDIKFNSYSFRYNYLDSWIDTTQIFFHNKYTPQNNSVVIPSIPHTEFQVGENCSATISRNLYSKGGLLLRNYDLEVKHYVKFSFDTATSLQEYFNLSAKFRAFLAFAVGYPISTIDEFAVTDNTDEWHKGGAIRVFNTFSNQKVDNKRLTAHYMFFCSQHNRQEVLINYLSKWFESYDTYHSSIDIFLHAVLPFWKKGNTRLTNVQFTNGLLNICQAIETFYNRDNEIDYPQNRKRLNELKQKGYDKIRKNKELLKLTDEELEFYNKYFKVPKQVDDIDYKRKVMHYLNKLKVALDGFIDENEFEEFAKEIKNCRNTLTHVNHDGNIETKYNLWYLFNYSQILFYTMIVNLIGIEQIEINKILKKSDKFRRYYKKAL